The nucleotide window CAAAGAGGCTCTGGGCCATGGGTACCGGCTGGTTGCCAGTGAAGGTATAGTTACCCAGGAATTTCTCCAGTTCGTCCAGCACTTTTTGTGTGTCTTTCAGTTCCTTTTTCTCTACCGGCAGGTTGGGATATTTGAACTCAAAGTGGCTGGTGGAGGTGACTTCAATACCGGCGATGGGTTTTATACAGATATAGGAATAGCTGTTTTCGCTGGCGCGGTAGTCCGTACTTTCCAGGAGGATAGAGCCGGGAAACTTATCCCGCAACCGCAGATAGATGCCCACTGGCGTGAAGATGTCTGCCAGCATCTGTTTGGATCTCGTTTTTACTTGAATGGTACGCATAATATTCAGGGTAAAAGGTGTTTGCATTTGTTAAAAGAAAAGGCCTAAAAAGCCGAAAGGCCCGCTGTGTAACAGCGAGCCTTCCAATTATATTTCAGACGAAACATGGCACTGTAACACAGATCAGGGATTGATTCCGTGCCACCACCAATGTTTATTTGTCATGATATTTTTCATAGCGAGACAAAAATGAAACTTTTTTATAACAAATGCAAATTTTTTTTTGTCACGCAAAGGCACGCCTATAATAAGCCTTTGGTACTTGGCAGCTGCATATTATATGGATTACGTTTTACTGCCATCCGTACCGCTTTGGCAAAACATTTAAAGATCGCTTCTATTTTATGATGCTCGTTCTGTCCTTCTGCTTTGATATTAAGATTAGCTTTTGCTCCGTCGGAGAAGGATTTGAAAAAGTGGAAGAACATTTCGGTAGGCATCTCCCCTATCTTTTCCCTTTTAAATTCCGCCTCCCATACCAGCCAGTTACGGCCGCCGAAGTCGATGCCCACCTGTGCAAGGCAGTCATCCATCGGCAAACAGAAGCCATATCTTTCGATGCCACGCTTATCTCCCAAACCCTTGGCAATGGCTTCTCCCAGCGCAATACCGGTATCTTCTATCGTATGGTGCTCATCGATGTGCAGGTCACCATTGGCGGTAATATCGAGGTCTATGGAACCATGGCGGGCGATCTGATCAAGCATATGATCGAAGAAACCCAGGCCGGTGTGAATGTTGGCCTTACCACTGCCGTCAAGATTCATCCGGATGGTAATATCGGTTTCATTTGTTTTTCGTATATGCGTTACCGTTCTGAGGCCCAGCTTCAGGAATTCATAAATACGGTTCCAGTCGGTAGACTCCAGTGCTATCACTGACTGCAGCGCCTGCACATCGTCGCTGATTTCAGCATTGCCAAGGCCATTGCCTTCATTAAGCCAGATAGCTTTGGCGCCCAGGTTTTTAGCCAGCTGCACATCGGTGATACGGTCACCGATCACGAAAGAATTGGCCAGGTCATACTCTTCCGTAAAGAAGCGGGTAAGCATGCCTGTGCCTGGCTTGCGGGTAGGAGCATTCTCTGCCGGGAAAGTCCGGTCGATGAATATTTCGCTGAACGTCACGCCTTCATTTTCAAAGGCTTTGAGGATCATATGCTGTGCAGGCCAGAAGGTATCTTCCGGAAAAGAATCGGTACCCAGGCCATCCTGGTTGGTAACCATCACCAGTTCGTAATCCAGCTCAGCTGCAATACGGGCCATGTTCACAAATACTTTGGGATAAAACTCCACTTTTTCCAGGCTGTCGACCTGGTAGGTAGGCGGTACTTCCTTTATCAGGGTACCATCGCGGTCTATGAAGAGCACTCGTTTCATGCGGATACCGGTGTTTCTGTTTTCGGATTATAGGATTTTAATGTTTCGAGCAGTTGCAGGTTTTCTGCCGGTGTGCCTACGGTGATGCGGAGGCAGCCCATACACAGTTCCACCTTGGACCTGTCGCGCACCACAATGCCGCGCTGAGTAAGGAAATGGTAGATCCCTTTAGCGTCTGTAGTCTGTACCAGCACAAAATTGGCATCACTGGGATATACCTTCAGTACCATAGGCAGCTGTTCCAGGCCCGCTGAGAGCAGGTCGCGCTCGATCACGATTTCGCGTATCCATTCATTCACCCGGCTTACGTTGTCCAGTGCCTGCAGTGCCAGTTCCTGAGTGGCCTGCCCGATGTTGTACGGTGGCTTCACCTTGTTAAACACATTAATAATATCTTCTCCGGCAAAAGCCATCCCTACGCGCAAACCGGCGAGGCCCCAGGCTTTTGACAGTGTTTGCAGCACTACCAGGTTAGGATATTCGGTCAGTTCCTGGATGAAACTTTTCTGACGGGAGAAATTGATATAAGCTTCATCAATCACTACGATACCGTCGAAGTTGTTCAGCACCAGTTCAATATCACTGCGGTGAATGGTGTTACCGGTAGGATTGTTAGGAGAACAGATAAAAACCAGTTTGGTGTTTTCATCGATGGCCTCTTGCAGTCCTTCTATATCCAGCTGAAAATCAGGTGTGAGGCTTACCTTACGGATGATCACATCATTGATGTGGGCGCTCACCTCGTACATGCCGTAGGTAGGCGGACAGAGCACTACATTGTCTATGCCGCCGGGGTTGCAGAAAGCGCGGAACAGCACGTCGATAGCTTCATCACTGCCATTGCCGATGAAGATATTCTGCGGCGGTACTCCTTTGATATCTGCCAGCTTGTATTTCAGCGGCCACTGCATAGGATCGGGATAGCGGTTGTAATTAACCGGCAACGGCGATCCGAAGCTGTTTTCGTTGGCATCCAGGAAAACGGAAGCTTCTCCTTTAAACTCATCTCTTGCGGAAGAATAAGGTACCAGTCGTTTTATATTTTCCCTGAGCAGGGATTCCAGATTAAACATTTTTTTATTTTGATATTTGGATATTTAGATTTGAATTCTGACAGACACTGCATTCTTATGGGCATCCAGTCCTTCAGCAGCTGCCATGGCTTCGATAGTAGGGCCGATCTGCTGTAATCCCTGCAGGCTGATTTGCTGGAAGGTAATTTTCTTTACAAAGCTATCCAAAGATACACCACTGTAAGCGCTGGCATAACCGTTGGTAG belongs to Chitinophaga sp. HK235 and includes:
- the hisC gene encoding histidinol-phosphate transaminase, whose product is MFNLESLLRENIKRLVPYSSARDEFKGEASVFLDANENSFGSPLPVNYNRYPDPMQWPLKYKLADIKGVPPQNIFIGNGSDEAIDVLFRAFCNPGGIDNVVLCPPTYGMYEVSAHINDVIIRKVSLTPDFQLDIEGLQEAIDENTKLVFICSPNNPTGNTIHRSDIELVLNNFDGIVVIDEAYINFSRQKSFIQELTEYPNLVVLQTLSKAWGLAGLRVGMAFAGEDIINVFNKVKPPYNIGQATQELALQALDNVSRVNEWIREIVIERDLLSAGLEQLPMVLKVYPSDANFVLVQTTDAKGIYHFLTQRGIVVRDRSKVELCMGCLRITVGTPAENLQLLETLKSYNPKTETPVSA
- the hisB gene encoding bifunctional histidinol-phosphatase/imidazoleglycerol-phosphate dehydratase HisB, which gives rise to MKRVLFIDRDGTLIKEVPPTYQVDSLEKVEFYPKVFVNMARIAAELDYELVMVTNQDGLGTDSFPEDTFWPAQHMILKAFENEGVTFSEIFIDRTFPAENAPTRKPGTGMLTRFFTEEYDLANSFVIGDRITDVQLAKNLGAKAIWLNEGNGLGNAEISDDVQALQSVIALESTDWNRIYEFLKLGLRTVTHIRKTNETDITIRMNLDGSGKANIHTGLGFFDHMLDQIARHGSIDLDITANGDLHIDEHHTIEDTGIALGEAIAKGLGDKRGIERYGFCLPMDDCLAQVGIDFGGRNWLVWEAEFKREKIGEMPTEMFFHFFKSFSDGAKANLNIKAEGQNEHHKIEAIFKCFAKAVRMAVKRNPYNMQLPSTKGLL